In Limisalsivibrio acetivorans, one genomic interval encodes:
- a CDS encoding ABC transporter ATP-binding protein, which yields MEKAIELIDVHKSFGKHVIHQGIDLDIIKGGITCIIGPSGTGKSVLLKQMSGLLPPSKGEIKVDGKSIVGLKGDKLMSIRKKFGILFQNAALFDSMTVMQNVAFPLNEHSKKSKKEIEEIVIDKLHLVGLKDVEDKLPSELSGGMRKRVGLARAIALEPDIILYDEPTTGLDPIMTDVVDSLIFDTQKKLGKTSVVVSHDIESTLKIADHIAMLYEGRVIHFGTPEDFERTDNPYVRQFFSASREGPIDVI from the coding sequence ATGGAAAAGGCTATCGAGCTCATAGATGTGCATAAAAGTTTTGGAAAACATGTAATACATCAGGGGATAGACCTTGATATAATCAAGGGTGGGATAACCTGCATAATCGGCCCCTCAGGTACCGGTAAAAGTGTCCTCCTTAAGCAGATGAGCGGTCTACTCCCCCCGTCGAAGGGTGAGATAAAGGTGGACGGCAAAAGTATTGTGGGTTTGAAAGGCGATAAGCTCATGAGTATTCGGAAGAAATTCGGCATCCTCTTCCAGAATGCAGCACTCTTCGACTCTATGACAGTGATGCAGAATGTGGCGTTTCCCTTGAATGAACATTCGAAGAAGTCTAAGAAGGAGATCGAGGAGATCGTCATCGACAAGCTTCACCTGGTGGGGCTTAAGGATGTTGAGGATAAACTCCCCTCCGAACTTTCCGGCGGTATGCGAAAGAGGGTGGGGCTGGCCAGAGCGATAGCACTGGAGCCCGATATCATCCTCTACGATGAACCGACCACAGGGCTTGATCCAATCATGACCGATGTGGTGGACAGCCTCATCTTCGATACGCAGAAGAAACTGGGGAAAACCTCTGTGGTTGTTTCCCACGATATAGAAAGCACCCTCAAGATAGCGGATCATATCGCTATGCTTTACGAGGGGCGGGTTATACATTTCGGAACCCCCGAGGATTTCGAAAGAACGGACAATCCATACGTAAGGCAGTTCTTCTCCGCATCCAGAGAAGGGCCCATAGACGTAATCTGA
- a CDS encoding IS30 family transposase: MKNYTHLTREQRYQIYVLRKTGHSQTDIADLLKVHKSTISRELRRNTGGRGYRPKQAHRKAIERRMDKVPRRIAQTEWYFVERLLLEDWSPEQVSNWLNQNYGINVSHERIYQHILEDKSHGGTLYTHLRCRRKRRKRYGVYERRGEIHGKLSIEQRPSIVEEKARFGDWEVDTVIGKGNKQAIVSLIERKSYLTLIRKVERKTAVLVTKAVIEMLKPISHLVHTITSDNGKEFAGHAEISEILGAEFYFAHPYASWERGINENTNGLIRQYVPKSRMLESVDDIEIQNIMQKLNNRPRKATGYKTPNQILFSIDPVALAS, translated from the coding sequence ATGAAGAACTATACACACCTGACCCGTGAACAAAGGTACCAGATTTATGTGCTGAGGAAAACCGGACATTCTCAGACGGACATAGCTGATTTGCTTAAAGTACATAAATCTACCATCAGCCGAGAGTTACGCAGAAACACAGGAGGTCGTGGTTATCGCCCAAAGCAAGCTCATCGCAAAGCTATTGAACGAAGAATGGACAAGGTCCCAAGACGGATTGCACAAACTGAATGGTATTTTGTTGAACGTCTTCTGCTTGAAGACTGGAGCCCTGAGCAGGTGAGCAATTGGCTAAATCAAAATTATGGAATAAACGTAAGTCATGAGCGTATCTACCAGCACATTCTTGAAGATAAAAGTCATGGTGGAACACTTTATACTCACCTGCGTTGCCGAAGAAAACGCAGGAAGCGATATGGTGTTTATGAACGCAGAGGAGAGATACATGGCAAGTTAAGCATTGAGCAGCGTCCAAGTATTGTAGAAGAGAAAGCGAGATTCGGAGACTGGGAAGTGGATACAGTTATAGGAAAAGGGAACAAGCAGGCGATTGTTTCTCTTATTGAGCGGAAGTCTTATCTGACACTTATACGCAAGGTAGAAAGAAAGACTGCTGTACTGGTGACAAAAGCGGTTATAGAAATGTTGAAACCGATATCACACCTAGTCCATACAATCACTTCCGATAACGGGAAAGAGTTTGCAGGACATGCCGAAATATCTGAGATACTAGGGGCTGAATTCTACTTTGCTCATCCATATGCTTCGTGGGAACGCGGAATAAACGAAAATACAAACGGACTCATTAGGCAGTATGTACCAAAGAGTAGGATGCTTGAAAGTGTTGATGATATAGAGATTCAGAATATTATGCAGAAACTAAACAACAGACCAAGAAAAGCAACTGGATATAAAACTCCTAACCAGATACTATTCTCTATAGACCCCGTTGCACTTGCTAGTTGA
- the ptsP gene encoding phosphoenolpyruvate--protein phosphotransferase, whose product MRKIELLLGISNIILDSDDVEDTLKRTVAHLRRGLDSDVCSIYLLNRFKKNSLVLTATEGLSETAVGNVIMDTDKGLTGLTFTEDRYTFIRNASEHPRYNYFPGINEEPFKTFIGIPLKGRAHKLGVLVFQFQKNKRNTDIMKTLITAVAAQLSTVIMRHYLFRSIDEMEEHYIGEVRLKGIPLSGGIVVGTPVMVINRFLEANTQNIDIDKEVEDLHRAFEDTKRDLENLIDDIESSSQPIDPGIFHTHLMMLEDSMFRNDIEKHVVEHRKSAAFSVRHVADKLIKKFMSFPDLYLRERAGDIDDISKRLLAHLGVMRREVSLQENSILMADMLTPGETASLDLGKVTGFVTSKDGFTSHTAILAKSRHIPAVSGISKISDLMEVAESIIVDGDSGEIIINPMEDTLKEYEDLMVKSAEFKKIEDFTEPEVFLKNGERVEFYANISSVLDAEKAEALKADGIGLVRTEIFYLQSPSNFTAEKQKEIYKEILRTYGGQEVIFRLLDIGSDKKSEMEIHEDNPALGHRGVRLLLDDREQLRTQIKVLLELYNEYPNIKIMVPFVSSVVEFRLVRNTAEDIAKELGIDVPPMGVMVEIPSIIYYIEAISEYCDFFSVGSNDLFQYFFAADRTNPKVSSLYHPNNEAFLGLLQTVLEKVRSSGKQLEICGEIAADEKILTKLLRMGYRRFSVNPYVINDLRTFVKQLDI is encoded by the coding sequence ATGAGAAAGATAGAGCTGCTGCTTGGCATAAGTAACATAATACTCGATTCGGATGATGTTGAGGATACCCTCAAGCGTACTGTGGCACACCTGCGCCGTGGTCTGGACTCCGATGTATGCTCCATCTATCTCCTTAACAGGTTCAAGAAAAACTCCCTTGTCCTCACCGCCACTGAAGGCTTGAGTGAAACCGCCGTTGGCAACGTTATCATGGATACGGATAAAGGGCTCACCGGACTCACATTCACCGAGGATAGATACACTTTCATACGCAACGCCTCAGAGCATCCCAGATACAACTACTTTCCGGGCATAAATGAGGAACCGTTTAAAACCTTTATAGGCATCCCTCTAAAGGGGAGGGCGCACAAACTCGGCGTGCTGGTTTTCCAGTTTCAGAAGAACAAACGCAACACCGATATAATGAAAACTCTCATAACAGCCGTTGCCGCACAGCTCTCCACGGTTATAATGCGTCATTACCTCTTCCGCTCCATCGATGAGATGGAGGAACACTACATTGGCGAAGTAAGGCTAAAGGGTATACCTCTTTCCGGAGGAATCGTTGTTGGAACACCGGTTATGGTAATCAACCGTTTTCTAGAGGCCAATACTCAGAATATCGATATAGACAAAGAGGTTGAGGACCTACACCGTGCCTTTGAGGACACCAAGAGGGATCTGGAAAACTTGATAGATGATATCGAAAGCTCCAGCCAGCCCATAGACCCGGGCATATTCCACACACACCTCATGATGCTCGAGGACAGCATGTTCCGCAATGATATAGAGAAGCATGTTGTGGAGCATAGAAAGAGTGCGGCCTTCAGCGTCCGCCATGTAGCGGATAAGCTTATAAAGAAGTTCATGTCCTTCCCCGACCTTTATCTCAGAGAGAGGGCAGGGGATATCGACGATATATCAAAGCGCCTTCTGGCACATCTGGGCGTTATGCGCAGGGAGGTTAGCCTCCAGGAGAACAGCATTCTCATGGCGGATATGCTCACCCCCGGCGAGACAGCATCCCTTGATCTCGGGAAGGTCACAGGCTTTGTCACCAGCAAGGACGGCTTCACATCCCATACAGCGATTCTGGCAAAAAGCCGCCATATCCCTGCCGTTAGTGGAATAAGCAAGATCTCCGACCTTATGGAGGTTGCAGAAAGCATCATCGTGGACGGGGACTCGGGTGAAATTATCATCAACCCTATGGAGGATACGCTCAAGGAATACGAAGACCTTATGGTGAAATCCGCCGAGTTCAAAAAGATAGAGGACTTCACCGAACCAGAGGTTTTTCTCAAAAATGGAGAAAGGGTCGAGTTCTATGCTAATATATCCTCTGTACTCGATGCAGAGAAAGCGGAAGCCCTCAAAGCGGACGGGATAGGGCTTGTCCGTACGGAGATATTCTATCTTCAGAGCCCTTCCAATTTCACAGCTGAAAAGCAGAAAGAGATATACAAGGAAATCCTCAGAACGTACGGCGGGCAGGAGGTTATCTTCCGTCTGCTTGATATCGGCTCCGACAAGAAAAGCGAGATGGAGATCCACGAGGATAACCCAGCCCTAGGCCATCGGGGTGTAAGGCTCCTGCTCGACGACAGAGAACAGCTAAGGACCCAGATAAAGGTGCTTCTGGAGCTGTACAACGAGTATCCCAACATCAAGATAATGGTTCCTTTTGTTTCCAGCGTTGTAGAGTTTCGCCTTGTCCGCAACACCGCAGAGGATATTGCAAAAGAGCTTGGTATAGATGTTCCCCCCATGGGCGTTATGGTAGAGATACCATCAATAATCTATTACATAGAGGCTATCAGCGAATACTGCGATTTCTTCTCAGTAGGTTCCAACGACCTTTTCCAGTACTTCTTCGCCGCCGACAGAACAAACCCGAAGGTGAGTTCTTTGTATCACCCCAACAACGAAGCTTTCCTCGGCCTTCTGCAAACCGTTCTTGAGAAGGTTCGCAGCTCGGGCAAACAGCTCGAAATCTGCGGTGAGATAGCTGCTGATGAAAAGATCCTCACCAAACTTCTCAGGATGGGATACCGTAGGTTTAGTGTTAACCCTTATGTAATCAACGATTTACGCACATTCGTTAAACAGCTTGATATATAA
- the prfB gene encoding peptide chain release factor 2, whose product MTIEEAQSTFSSIQERVEGFRNVVNEDEKRGRIEEIDKLSMEDPEFWSKKESKVYMKEQAALKRFMSDWDALMEKIGDTEVLFEMVEEDESMKNELLSNVEELEKEVQSFELKLILNDQHDSNSAILTINAGAGGTESNDWAQMLYRMFTRYAEITGFKYEIMDYVEGEEAGIKSATINVIGPYAFGYLKGEIGVHRLVRVSPFDSQNRRHTSFAAVFVLPEIDDDIEIEINESDLEIDTYRASGAGGQHVNTTDSAVRITHAPTGIVVTCQNERSQHKNKAHAMKLLKAKLYEHELEKRNEEKEKLESSKTEIGWGNQIRSYVMHPYKMVKDLRTKHETGNVDSVMDGNLDPFIRAYLLHSAGIDSDSEKD is encoded by the coding sequence ATGACGATAGAAGAAGCACAATCAACTTTCAGCAGCATTCAGGAACGTGTGGAAGGGTTCCGCAACGTTGTTAATGAGGACGAGAAAAGAGGGCGTATCGAAGAGATCGACAAGCTCTCCATGGAGGATCCGGAGTTCTGGTCGAAGAAAGAGTCTAAGGTATACATGAAGGAACAGGCGGCGCTTAAGCGGTTTATGTCGGACTGGGATGCCCTTATGGAGAAGATAGGGGATACCGAGGTTCTCTTCGAGATGGTTGAGGAGGACGAGTCAATGAAGAATGAGCTCCTCAGCAATGTTGAAGAGCTTGAGAAAGAGGTTCAGAGTTTTGAGCTCAAGCTTATCCTTAATGACCAGCATGATTCCAACAGTGCAATCCTCACCATAAACGCAGGCGCTGGCGGAACGGAGTCCAACGACTGGGCACAGATGCTCTACCGTATGTTCACCCGCTATGCTGAGATCACGGGCTTTAAGTACGAGATTATGGACTATGTCGAGGGTGAAGAGGCGGGGATCAAGTCCGCAACGATAAACGTCATCGGTCCCTACGCTTTTGGTTATCTCAAAGGTGAGATCGGTGTCCACAGGCTTGTGCGTGTTTCACCTTTTGATTCACAGAACAGAAGGCACACCTCCTTCGCAGCTGTTTTTGTACTCCCTGAAATTGATGATGATATTGAGATCGAGATTAACGAATCCGACCTTGAGATAGACACATACAGGGCAAGCGGTGCCGGCGGCCAGCACGTTAACACAACCGATTCCGCCGTTCGCATAACCCACGCACCTACCGGCATCGTTGTTACATGCCAGAACGAGCGGAGCCAGCATAAAAACAAAGCCCATGCCATGAAGCTCCTTAAGGCTAAACTCTATGAACATGAGCTTGAAAAGCGTAATGAGGAGAAGGAGAAGCTGGAAAGCTCCAAGACGGAGATAGGGTGGGGGAACCAGATCCGTTCCTACGTTATGCACCCCTATAAGATGGTTAAGGACCTTCGTACCAAACACGAAACGGGGAATGTAGATTCGGTTATGGACGGCAACCTTGACCCCTTTATCAGGGCATACCTACTCCATTCCGCAGGTATTGACAGTGACTCAGAAAAAGATTGA
- a CDS encoding 1,4-dihydroxy-6-naphthoate synthase, whose translation MRFTIGISPCPNDTYIFGPLLEGHLDTDFKFHTIMDDVEVMNRMALKHGLDIIKVSYGVVPEILDNYAVLKAGGALGFGCGPLVVSKRFGSINQLKGKRIAIPGRNTSAFRFFKHFYGEDFEFVELRFDLIMTAVLTGSVDAGVIIHEGRFVYQSAGLLNLADLGAIWEKRYDMPIPLGAIVIKRELAEYAGTLKSLIQESISFSEKRYGEIEPFIKEHAQEMSDEVIKKHIDLYVNRFSYDMTEAVPGLTEFLDCTEEDFV comes from the coding sequence ATGCGCTTCACCATCGGAATAAGCCCCTGTCCGAACGATACTTACATCTTCGGTCCACTTCTGGAAGGGCATCTTGATACGGATTTTAAATTCCACACTATTATGGACGATGTTGAGGTAATGAACCGTATGGCTCTCAAGCATGGGCTTGATATCATAAAGGTATCCTATGGTGTTGTGCCGGAGATACTTGATAACTATGCAGTTCTCAAGGCTGGCGGTGCACTCGGCTTCGGCTGCGGACCTCTGGTTGTATCTAAGAGGTTTGGGAGTATCAACCAGCTCAAGGGGAAAAGGATCGCCATCCCCGGGAGAAATACCAGCGCATTCCGCTTCTTTAAACACTTCTATGGTGAGGATTTTGAATTTGTTGAGCTTCGCTTCGATCTGATAATGACAGCGGTTCTTACCGGAAGCGTAGATGCTGGTGTTATCATCCACGAGGGACGCTTTGTATATCAGAGTGCAGGGCTTTTAAACCTGGCGGATCTTGGTGCGATTTGGGAAAAGAGGTATGATATGCCCATCCCCCTCGGGGCAATCGTCATAAAACGGGAACTTGCTGAGTACGCAGGTACACTTAAATCCCTTATACAGGAATCGATTAGTTTCTCCGAGAAGAGGTATGGCGAAATCGAGCCGTTTATTAAGGAACATGCCCAGGAGATGAGCGACGAGGTTATAAAGAAACACATAGATCTTTATGTGAACCGATTCAGTTACGATATGACCGAGGCTGTACCCGGCTTAACCGAGTTCCTCGACTGTACAGAGGAAGACTTCGTATAA
- a CDS encoding methyltransferase yields the protein MKRVYNRWWYRAFYVFQSIVLLVFPLWFYMSMEGFDLFNPPIQIKAVLLLVWCGALVFGIYAAKSYDNMNFLGIEQAVKGIKGEYKPRTEPFTTRGALRYVRHPYYFCGLVLLWSRPLEFRDLLVNVVFSAYFITGAYNEERKLRKVYGKRYEEYAERVPMLLPNPFKGRN from the coding sequence ATGAAAAGGGTGTACAATCGCTGGTGGTACAGGGCATTCTATGTTTTTCAGTCGATTGTACTTCTTGTGTTCCCCCTTTGGTTCTATATGTCGATGGAGGGTTTTGATCTCTTTAATCCGCCGATCCAGATAAAGGCTGTCCTTCTCCTCGTTTGGTGCGGAGCCCTTGTTTTTGGTATCTACGCTGCCAAAAGCTATGACAATATGAACTTCCTCGGCATAGAGCAGGCAGTTAAGGGGATTAAAGGTGAGTATAAGCCAAGAACAGAGCCCTTTACAACAAGGGGTGCGCTCAGGTATGTCCGTCATCCTTACTATTTCTGCGGGCTTGTATTATTATGGTCAAGGCCTCTGGAGTTTCGTGATCTCCTTGTAAACGTTGTTTTTTCAGCTTATTTTATAACAGGAGCATACAATGAAGAGAGGAAGCTGAGAAAGGTCTACGGAAAACGTTACGAAGAATATGCCGAAAGAGTTCCCATGCTTCTGCCTAACCCTTTTAAAGGGCGAAACTGA
- the alr gene encoding alanine racemase: protein MTQKKIEALRPTYAQIDLRAFAHNIEKAREIAGTDIIAVVKADGYGHGALRMAEYAFKECGVNRFGVATILEGMILREHLGEKPMIFVLGYVDSNFYDEVTEFNLILTMFDKEIADSYHSWLEENNLKADVSLKIDTGMNRLGFEPDLTMYDFTTAWPRLRVCHVMTHLSSSDTDREYTRHQIQLFDSFVEKNRIRVHTSVMNSAGLAGYENTHSLVRPGLFLYGYLYGENRIDLHKVMKIYSKVVHIKTLRKGETTSYNRTFTAERDMTIGVVPVGYADGYRRCFSNNMEMLVNGVYCPVVGTVCMDMTMIDLRGVDLNGAYPQVEVLGENISANYWAEKADTISYEILCGISDRIPRIYSD from the coding sequence GTGACTCAGAAAAAGATTGAGGCGCTAAGACCCACTTACGCACAGATAGATCTAAGAGCCTTCGCCCATAATATTGAGAAGGCCAGGGAAATCGCCGGTACGGATATTATCGCCGTTGTAAAGGCGGACGGTTACGGCCATGGTGCACTGCGCATGGCGGAGTATGCCTTCAAGGAGTGCGGGGTGAACCGCTTCGGCGTTGCCACCATCCTTGAGGGGATGATCCTCCGTGAGCATCTGGGCGAGAAGCCGATGATATTCGTGCTGGGGTATGTGGATTCCAACTTCTACGATGAGGTTACGGAGTTCAACCTTATACTCACCATGTTTGACAAAGAAATAGCCGATTCCTACCATTCATGGCTCGAGGAGAACAACCTCAAGGCGGATGTCTCCCTGAAGATCGATACAGGGATGAACAGGCTCGGTTTTGAGCCGGACCTCACCATGTACGATTTCACAACGGCATGGCCCCGTTTACGTGTCTGCCATGTTATGACACACCTCTCCAGCTCCGACACTGACAGGGAGTACACCAGACACCAGATACAGCTCTTTGACAGCTTTGTGGAGAAAAACCGTATACGTGTGCACACCAGTGTTATGAACTCCGCAGGCCTTGCCGGATATGAGAATACACACTCCCTTGTGCGCCCCGGACTATTTCTGTACGGCTATCTGTATGGGGAAAACCGGATTGACCTTCACAAGGTGATGAAGATATACTCTAAGGTAGTACACATAAAAACCCTCAGAAAGGGTGAAACCACCAGCTACAACAGAACCTTCACCGCCGAGCGTGATATGACCATAGGTGTTGTTCCTGTGGGGTATGCGGACGGCTACCGCAGGTGCTTCTCCAACAATATGGAGATGCTGGTTAACGGTGTCTACTGCCCCGTCGTGGGTACGGTGTGTATGGATATGACGATGATCGATCTCAGAGGTGTCGATCTGAACGGAGCGTATCCGCAGGTTGAAGTGCTTGGTGAGAATATCTCGGCAAACTATTGGGCTGAAAAGGCTGATACTATATCATATGAAATTCTTTGCGGGATCTCTGACAGGATCCCCCGCATATATTCCGATTGA
- a CDS encoding MlaE family ABC transporter permease codes for MNSLLAFIGKPILSFMRFNGEIALYFLETLRWTFRPPFRMRLFLKQIEFIGVNSLPVVILTGSFTGMVFAFQSYIGFNKFGAEYLVGVVVALGMARELGPVLSAIMVAARAGSAITAEIGTMVVTEQVDALRSMAVDPVQYLFVPRILAGLFVMPLLNAVAVLCGIIGGYFVSVRLLGVNETLYLDNMYRLVELSDFLNGMVKSFVFGGVVTLVGCYKGYTTTGGAEGVGRATTSSVVLSCVLILVFDYILTAFMFRG; via the coding sequence ATGAACTCTCTCCTCGCTTTTATAGGAAAACCGATCCTCTCCTTCATGCGCTTTAATGGAGAGATCGCTCTGTATTTCCTGGAGACACTGCGCTGGACCTTCCGTCCTCCGTTCAGGATGCGTTTATTCCTCAAGCAGATAGAGTTCATCGGTGTAAACTCCCTCCCTGTGGTCATACTTACGGGAAGCTTTACGGGGATGGTTTTTGCATTCCAGAGCTATATCGGCTTCAATAAATTCGGTGCAGAATACCTTGTCGGTGTGGTTGTTGCACTGGGCATGGCAAGGGAGCTGGGGCCTGTGCTTTCTGCGATTATGGTCGCTGCAAGGGCCGGCTCGGCCATAACAGCGGAGATAGGTACCATGGTTGTCACCGAACAGGTGGACGCCCTGCGTTCCATGGCGGTGGATCCGGTTCAGTATCTCTTTGTACCCCGCATCCTGGCGGGTCTTTTCGTTATGCCCCTCCTTAATGCAGTGGCTGTTCTGTGCGGTATTATAGGGGGCTACTTCGTTTCTGTGAGGCTTCTGGGTGTTAACGAAACCCTTTATCTGGATAATATGTACCGGCTTGTGGAGCTTAGCGACTTTCTTAACGGAATGGTCAAATCCTTCGTTTTCGGAGGCGTTGTAACGCTTGTTGGGTGCTATAAAGGCTATACCACCACAGGCGGCGCAGAGGGAGTGGGGCGGGCCACCACCAGCTCTGTGGTTCTCTCATGTGTCCTTATACTTGTCTTCGACTATATACTTACAGCGTTCATGTTCAGAGGCTGA
- a CDS encoding MlaD family protein produces MKGGLEAKVGAFVILCFAVITFISLRAGDIPFLNNDKGYIITAHLNNAAGLTTDSAVMFHGVDVGKVKDITLEAGTPVAKLLIDDKYTIPENVMVVVRSKGFLGEKYAELAVIPGEEPRGAITAQTTLKRSESITDFDELGNKMGDIADDIKEITSALKEVLASEAAKTNITRTLSNVRNTTDTVNTLVQDNEMRVNRIVQNVEELTAALNTMTQANQQNVNRIIENIRVATEDIRRQTPMITSDIASASSDVKDIVGSNKEDIGETVRNLKTVTAKLETTVDNMNDITGKVKSGEGTVGQLIYDNKTADNVNNTLTSLQSSLNKLEQLQVYLSFEAERLIDEEASKGHMRVRIVPNEKRYYLLGVDSMPDGRTETTRTYYKEDHTGASTGGDIEYYAIEEETKPDSLKFTAQYAHRFTDDFYFRVGLMESDFGVGADYYPLKNRNLVLNLDAYDFPGKNDDYETHVTATARYRFHENFFVKGGYDDMLNEETRTFFIGGGVEFRDDDLKYLMGSVPVPMGN; encoded by the coding sequence ATGAAGGGTGGTCTTGAAGCAAAGGTTGGAGCGTTTGTTATACTCTGTTTCGCAGTTATAACGTTCATCTCCCTTAGAGCGGGTGATATACCGTTTTTAAACAACGATAAGGGCTACATAATAACGGCCCATCTTAATAACGCTGCAGGGCTTACGACAGATTCCGCAGTTATGTTCCACGGCGTTGATGTGGGTAAGGTCAAGGATATTACCCTTGAGGCGGGAACACCTGTGGCAAAACTGCTTATCGATGATAAATATACTATTCCCGAGAATGTTATGGTTGTTGTGCGCTCCAAGGGCTTCCTTGGTGAGAAGTACGCCGAGCTTGCAGTTATCCCCGGCGAGGAGCCGCGAGGTGCCATAACAGCCCAGACAACACTGAAGCGTTCCGAATCTATAACAGATTTCGATGAGCTAGGAAACAAGATGGGTGATATAGCGGACGATATCAAAGAGATTACATCAGCACTCAAAGAGGTGCTTGCCTCTGAAGCGGCGAAAACAAATATAACCAGAACACTCTCCAATGTACGAAACACTACGGATACAGTAAACACCCTTGTTCAAGACAACGAGATGCGTGTTAACCGCATCGTTCAGAATGTTGAGGAACTCACAGCCGCTCTGAACACCATGACACAGGCAAACCAGCAGAACGTAAACAGGATTATTGAGAATATACGTGTGGCCACGGAGGATATCCGCAGGCAGACACCCATGATAACAAGCGACATAGCCTCTGCATCCAGCGATGTAAAGGACATTGTCGGAAGCAACAAAGAGGACATAGGCGAAACCGTGAGGAACCTCAAAACAGTCACCGCAAAGCTCGAAACCACTGTGGACAACATGAACGACATCACCGGAAAGGTGAAGAGCGGCGAGGGGACTGTGGGGCAGCTGATATACGACAACAAGACAGCAGATAACGTAAACAATACACTCACAAGCCTCCAAAGCAGTCTTAACAAGCTGGAACAGCTTCAGGTATATCTATCCTTCGAGGCGGAGAGGCTTATTGATGAAGAGGCCTCAAAGGGGCATATGCGAGTGCGCATAGTGCCTAACGAGAAGCGTTACTACCTGCTCGGTGTGGACTCCATGCCCGACGGAAGAACAGAAACAACCAGAACATACTATAAAGAGGACCACACAGGCGCCAGCACAGGTGGCGACATAGAATACTATGCCATCGAAGAGGAAACCAAGCCCGATTCCCTCAAGTTCACCGCCCAGTATGCCCACAGGTTCACCGATGACTTCTACTTCCGTGTGGGGCTTATGGAATCGGACTTCGGTGTCGGTGCAGACTACTACCCGCTTAAGAACAGAAACCTCGTTCTTAACCTTGATGCCTATGATTTTCCCGGCAAGAATGACGACTACGAAACACATGTTACGGCGACAGCCCGCTACCGCTTCCACGAGAACTTCTTTGTGAAGGGGGGGTATGACGATATGCTCAATGAGGAGACACGAACTTTCTTCATCGGCGGAGGTGTCGAGTTTCGTGATGACGACCTGAAATACCTCATGGGCTCTGTGCCGGTACCCATGGGGAACTGA
- a CDS encoding diacylglycerol kinase family protein, with protein MKTVVVASSSDIGKKMPLFEQAVDILGKRLKNLDIGFVDSDKTTDNILSLSSDLVVVAGSDTLLNEVLNKLENTEAVIACLPFGKESRFCRENKMPEDPLDAVERLALNDFRTIHLGYIGDRYFVDEAVISSGVKEQTMEAWVGGERKLAERLLINLRPSHRDFSVLVKTYGENTSGIGKLLTGIGGKNTDEYRHATLMKILNGRRAVLDGNLVEMEQGSCFVRYVKSPFLFTM; from the coding sequence ATGAAAACCGTTGTGGTTGCATCTTCAAGCGACATTGGAAAAAAGATGCCTCTCTTTGAGCAGGCGGTGGATATCCTTGGTAAACGTCTGAAGAACCTCGATATCGGCTTTGTAGACTCGGACAAAACCACCGATAACATCCTCTCATTATCCAGCGATCTGGTTGTTGTTGCCGGTAGTGACACCTTACTTAATGAGGTTCTCAATAAGCTGGAAAACACCGAAGCCGTTATAGCGTGTCTCCCCTTTGGCAAGGAAAGCAGGTTCTGCCGTGAAAACAAGATGCCCGAAGACCCGCTTGATGCCGTCGAAAGGCTCGCCCTTAACGATTTCCGCACAATACATCTCGGCTATATAGGAGACAGATATTTTGTGGATGAGGCAGTCATATCCTCCGGCGTGAAAGAGCAGACCATGGAGGCTTGGGTAGGTGGTGAGCGCAAGCTTGCTGAGAGGCTTCTTATAAACCTGCGTCCTTCTCATAGGGACTTTTCCGTGCTGGTAAAGACATATGGAGAGAACACCTCTGGTATAGGGAAGCTCCTTACGGGAATCGGCGGAAAGAACACCGATGAGTATCGGCACGCCACTCTTATGAAGATCCTGAACGGTAGACGTGCAGTCCTGGACGGTAACCTTGTGGAGATGGAGCAGGGGAGTTGTTTTGTGAGGTATGTAAAGTCACCTTTTCTATTTACGATGTAG